A region from the Gemmatimonadota bacterium genome encodes:
- the egtD gene encoding L-histidine N(alpha)-methyltransferase: MSEASTLLEGLRSRPKRVSSKYFYDRRGSELFERITRLEEYYPTRTERALLELWAPEFMRELAPRTLVELGAGSAEKTELLLEELCSITPGGDATATYVPVDVSGEFLEQTAARLRGQFPGLSVQPSVGDITGGYPLPEPREAPTLFAFLGSTIGNFRTEAAIQLLAGVRARMAPEDHFLLGVDLKPGPRKSVEELERAYNDRQGVTADFNRNLLSVLNRRFQGSFDAGRFEHLAFYNEEEGRIEMHLVARMPHAVDVAGERIHFSAGERLRTEISCKYDRTGVETLCTAAGLQLKEWMSDRDGRFALALSGPRG; encoded by the coding sequence ATGTCTGAAGCGTCCACCCTGCTCGAAGGGCTGCGGTCCAGGCCGAAGCGCGTCTCGTCCAAGTACTTCTACGATCGGCGCGGCTCCGAGTTGTTCGAGCGCATCACGCGGCTCGAAGAGTATTACCCGACCCGCACCGAGCGGGCGCTCCTCGAGCTGTGGGCCCCGGAGTTCATGCGGGAGCTGGCGCCGCGCACGCTGGTGGAGCTTGGCGCGGGCAGTGCCGAAAAGACAGAGCTGCTGCTCGAGGAGCTGTGTAGCATCACGCCTGGGGGCGATGCGACCGCGACGTACGTTCCCGTGGATGTGAGTGGGGAGTTCCTGGAGCAGACGGCGGCACGCCTGCGCGGACAGTTTCCCGGGCTTTCCGTACAGCCGTCCGTGGGAGACATCACGGGCGGCTACCCACTGCCGGAGCCGCGCGAGGCGCCGACGCTGTTCGCGTTCCTCGGAAGCACGATCGGGAACTTCAGAACCGAGGCCGCCATCCAACTGCTCGCGGGGGTGCGGGCACGGATGGCTCCCGAAGATCACTTCCTTTTGGGCGTGGACCTCAAGCCAGGACCGCGCAAGAGCGTCGAGGAGCTGGAGCGCGCATACAACGACCGGCAAGGAGTGACCGCGGACTTCAACCGCAATCTTCTGAGTGTGTTGAACCGGCGTTTCCAGGGTTCGTTCGACGCAGGCCGCTTCGAGCATCTGGCATTCTACAACGAGGAGGAAGGCAGGATCGAGATGCACCTGGTCGCCCGCATGCCCCACGCGGTCGACGTAGCGGGCGAGCGGATCCACTTCAGCGCCGGGGAGCGCCTCCGTACGGAGATCTCCTGCAAGTACGACCGCACGGGCGTCGAGACCCTCTGCACGGCGGCGGGGCTGCAGCTGAAGGAGTGGATGAGCGACCGGGACGGTCGCTTCGCGCTGGCGTTGAGCGGACCTCGGGGATGA
- a CDS encoding glutamate-cysteine ligase family protein, whose protein sequence is MNHHDREVLEADVANRLFRASQATALPDRVGFELELLPMAPVGSRVPVEGREGMRARLERLAARVNWTWNPEGTFQAPCGCRISFEPGGQLEVSTATAPTIDRAIDCLEAVHGPLTTLEGVELLALGYDPVTPLTKTTLQLSAERYRAMQAHFDARGDAGVRMMRQSCALQINLDLGARPFLRWNAANRIAPLLTAIFANSPMADGRDTGWRSVRAAQWLALDPSRTGVVGPGRAPVDEYLEYALAAEPFLTGSAPFVEGGQPTTAWRTHLSTLFPDVRPRGYLELRCLDTVPVEWLAAPLVFSLCLLYDEQALARVLEALPLPTAADRAGAARDGLADPRRRARACWAFELALEAGERLRPLHLGPDVWARAARYYEAFTARGLDLGSRPVPAAAVRQANGWAPAGPAGVTARRGGA, encoded by the coding sequence ATGAACCATCACGATCGGGAGGTCCTGGAGGCGGACGTCGCCAATCGGCTGTTTCGTGCGTCGCAGGCCACGGCGCTGCCGGATCGGGTCGGCTTCGAGTTGGAGCTTCTACCCATGGCGCCCGTCGGAAGTCGCGTGCCTGTGGAAGGTAGGGAAGGGATGCGCGCGCGCCTGGAGCGTCTCGCAGCGCGGGTGAATTGGACCTGGAACCCGGAGGGGACCTTCCAGGCGCCCTGCGGCTGCCGCATCTCCTTCGAGCCCGGGGGACAGCTTGAAGTGAGCACAGCGACGGCGCCGACGATCGATCGAGCCATCGACTGCCTCGAGGCCGTGCACGGTCCCCTCACCACACTCGAGGGAGTCGAGTTGCTGGCACTCGGCTACGATCCGGTCACGCCGTTGACGAAGACGACGCTGCAGCTGTCGGCGGAGCGTTATCGGGCCATGCAGGCCCACTTCGACGCGCGCGGGGACGCGGGTGTCCGGATGATGCGGCAGAGTTGCGCGCTGCAGATCAACCTCGACCTGGGGGCTCGGCCCTTCCTCCGCTGGAACGCGGCCAACCGCATCGCCCCGCTGCTGACGGCGATCTTCGCCAACTCCCCGATGGCCGACGGACGAGACACCGGTTGGCGCAGTGTGCGCGCAGCGCAGTGGCTCGCATTGGATCCGAGCCGGACCGGCGTCGTGGGACCGGGGCGGGCGCCGGTCGACGAGTATCTCGAATATGCCCTGGCGGCCGAGCCCTTCCTAACAGGAAGTGCGCCCTTCGTGGAGGGGGGGCAGCCGACGACTGCCTGGCGTACGCATCTCAGCACCCTGTTTCCCGACGTGCGTCCGCGAGGGTATCTGGAGCTGCGCTGCCTAGACACAGTGCCTGTGGAGTGGCTCGCGGCGCCGTTGGTGTTCAGCCTTTGCCTACTCTACGACGAACAGGCGCTCGCGCGCGTGCTGGAGGCGCTCCCCCTGCCGACGGCGGCGGACCGGGCGGGTGCGGCCCGGGACGGCCTGGCCGATCCCCGGCGCCGAGCCCGGGCCTGCTGGGCCTTCGAATTGGCCCTGGAAGCGGGAGAACGACTGAGGCCGCTGCACCTGGGACCCGACGTCTGGGCGCGGGCAGCGCGGTACTACGAGGCATTCACGGCACGCGGGCTGGACCTGGGTTCGAGACCTGTCCCAGCGGCCGCCGTGCGCCAGGCCAACGGCTGGGCGCCGGCTGGCCCCGCCGGGGTCACGGCCCGGCGGGGAGGGGCGTGA
- a CDS encoding class II glutamine amidotransferase — protein MCRLVAYAGPKAELAPLLFGGQHSLRHQSWAPRELLSGSVNADGWGIVWFHRGQPLRIADERPIWQAGELEPLLRAQRSSVALSAVRNRTDGVPGGAVGTPPLLRGGCGFVLNGFLAGYRERLLRPLLHRLSDPTLSLLEGATDSELVFLNVLERIRAGETAPDALAATATWVLHLARDHGLDAQLNCALATADGVALTRASSRGASNSLYLGRASPLVPRDGTLAASEPLDDGATWDPVPEGSLVTLDPAGGSRITPLPAGP, from the coding sequence CCTACGCCGGACCGAAAGCGGAGCTGGCGCCTCTCCTCTTCGGAGGCCAGCACTCGCTCCGCCATCAGAGCTGGGCTCCTCGCGAACTGCTGTCGGGCTCCGTGAACGCGGACGGGTGGGGGATCGTCTGGTTCCACCGGGGGCAGCCCCTGCGCATCGCGGACGAGCGGCCGATCTGGCAGGCAGGAGAACTGGAACCGCTCCTCCGAGCACAGCGCAGCTCCGTGGCTCTGTCCGCCGTTCGCAACCGCACGGACGGGGTTCCGGGAGGTGCCGTGGGGACACCGCCGCTACTGCGGGGCGGCTGCGGCTTCGTGCTCAACGGGTTTCTGGCCGGGTATCGTGAGCGCCTGCTCCGACCCCTGCTGCACCGCTTGTCGGATCCGACGCTGTCCCTGTTGGAGGGAGCCACCGATAGCGAGTTGGTGTTCCTCAACGTGCTGGAGCGCATCCGGGCGGGAGAGACCGCACCAGACGCCCTGGCCGCGACGGCAACCTGGGTGCTCCACCTCGCGCGCGACCACGGTCTGGATGCCCAACTCAACTGTGCGCTGGCTACAGCGGACGGCGTAGCCCTGACCCGGGCCTCCAGCCGGGGCGCATCCAACAGCCTCTACCTGGGCCGGGCTTCCCCTCTCGTCCCGCGGGACGGCACCCTGGCCGCGTCCGAACCCCTCGACGACGGTGCCACTTGGGACCCCGTTCCCGAGGGGTCGTTGGTCACCTTGGACCCGGCCGGTGGGAGCCGCATCACGCCCCTCCCCGCCGGGCCGTGA